One Microbacterium sp. zg-B96 genomic region harbors:
- a CDS encoding SseB family protein, protein MSPDPEPGCAHTGDSAGVPWEGRSFQSNPHAGDDGSADPSLLAALQAFRAGTGDQTAVVEAYRTARLLIPLVAEKGDEGVGPTGLVVDKTQELSIVTVAAPDGRRVLPVFSSVAAMQRWDATARPVPADGVRTAVAAAHDDTDLIVIDPTSETEFVLRRPAVWAIGQGHEWEPSFASPEVYRGLQESIGGELAVLDLSMEPGDPDARLRGPELLVRLQLVAGLEQAELDAVLQRLAARWAADDRIAVLVDSLTVKLTRPAE, encoded by the coding sequence ATGTCGCCGGATCCTGAGCCCGGCTGCGCGCACACCGGCGACTCCGCCGGGGTGCCGTGGGAGGGCCGCAGCTTCCAGTCAAACCCGCATGCTGGCGATGACGGCTCCGCCGATCCCTCGTTGCTCGCGGCGCTGCAGGCATTCCGCGCCGGCACCGGTGACCAGACCGCTGTCGTCGAGGCGTACCGCACCGCGCGGCTGCTGATTCCGCTCGTCGCCGAGAAGGGCGACGAGGGCGTCGGGCCGACCGGGCTGGTCGTCGACAAGACGCAGGAACTGTCGATCGTGACGGTGGCCGCGCCGGACGGGCGACGGGTGCTCCCGGTGTTCAGCTCGGTCGCGGCGATGCAGCGGTGGGATGCCACCGCGCGCCCCGTGCCTGCCGACGGTGTGCGCACCGCGGTGGCCGCCGCGCACGATGACACCGACCTGATCGTGATCGATCCGACGAGTGAGACCGAGTTCGTGCTGCGCCGGCCCGCCGTCTGGGCGATCGGTCAGGGCCACGAGTGGGAGCCGAGCTTCGCGTCCCCGGAGGTGTACCGCGGACTGCAGGAGAGCATCGGGGGAGAGCTGGCGGTGCTCGATCTGTCGATGGAGCCCGGCGATCCCGACGCGCGGCTGCGCGGGCCCGAGCTGTTGGTGCGGCTGCAGCTGGTCGCCGGCCTGGAGCAGGCCGAGCTCGACGCCGTGCTGCAGCGGCTCGCCGCGCGCTGGGCCGCCGATGACCGTATCGCGGTGCTGGTCGATTCCCTGACCGTGAAGCTCACCCGCCCCGCCGAGTGA
- a CDS encoding RNA methyltransferase, whose amino-acid sequence MLENPRSPRVRAVAKLTKRSARQETGLFLLEGPQAAREALAHRPDTLVELFATPSALERHADVREAAQDAGIDVIFTTEAVLDAMADTVTPQGIVAVARQAPTSVRDVFAAGPKLIAICEEVRDPGNLGTIIRAADAAGADAVILTGRTVDLYNPKVVRATTGSLFHIPVAVGADLETTAARARAAGMQVVAADVGGEDFLARRSLLAQPTAWLFGNEARGLDDAALAHADIALRLPIYGGAESLNLATAASVCLYESAFAQRTED is encoded by the coding sequence GTGCTCGAGAATCCGCGTTCGCCTCGTGTGCGTGCTGTCGCCAAACTGACCAAGCGCAGTGCCCGCCAGGAGACCGGCCTCTTCCTCCTCGAGGGACCGCAGGCCGCGCGTGAAGCGCTGGCGCACCGCCCCGACACGCTCGTCGAGCTGTTCGCGACCCCCAGTGCGCTGGAACGCCACGCCGACGTGCGTGAGGCGGCGCAGGATGCCGGCATCGACGTCATCTTCACCACCGAAGCGGTCCTCGACGCCATGGCCGACACGGTCACCCCGCAGGGCATCGTCGCCGTCGCCCGGCAGGCGCCCACTTCGGTGCGCGACGTGTTCGCCGCCGGTCCCAAGCTCATCGCGATCTGCGAAGAAGTGCGCGACCCGGGCAACCTCGGCACCATCATCCGGGCAGCGGATGCCGCCGGCGCCGACGCCGTCATCCTCACTGGGCGCACCGTGGATCTGTACAACCCCAAGGTCGTGCGTGCCACGACCGGCTCGCTCTTCCACATCCCGGTCGCCGTGGGCGCCGACCTGGAGACCACGGCCGCACGCGCACGCGCCGCAGGGATGCAGGTGGTCGCCGCCGACGTCGGGGGAGAGGACTTCCTGGCCCGGCGGAGCCTGTTGGCCCAGCCCACCGCGTGGCTGTTCGGCAACGAGGCGCGCGGGCTCGATGACGCCGCGCTCGCCCACGCCGACATCGCGCTGCGCCTGCCGATCTACGGTGGCGCCGAGTCGCTCAACCTCGCCACCGCCGCGAGCGTGTGCCTGTACGAGAGCGCTTTCGCGCAGCGAACCGAGGACTGA
- a CDS encoding amino acid ABC transporter permease: MSSVLYDVPGPKAIVRNRIIGVATILVVLAIFGWVIWRFAETGQFSAQKWELFGYASIWMLFLEATGNTLAAFGVAAVGALVLGFVLAIGRMSDHAWIRVPVGWIVEVLRAIPVLVFMTLLYYGLPVIDVKMEPYWAVVIALIAYNGSVLAEVLRAGVESLPRGQREAGYAIGLRKAGVMRLVLLPQAIRAMMPVIVAQLVVTLKDTALGFIITYPELLYLVKLLGSNAVYGSPLIPAALVGGAIYIVLCLVLSYIAHVLQNRVRRSPRVFVDQTHHPVAETTDTEVISMQLGAGKYDSRGE; encoded by the coding sequence ATGAGCTCCGTCCTGTACGACGTCCCCGGGCCCAAGGCCATCGTCCGCAACCGCATCATCGGAGTCGCCACGATCCTCGTGGTCCTCGCCATCTTCGGGTGGGTCATCTGGCGCTTCGCCGAGACCGGCCAGTTCAGCGCCCAGAAGTGGGAGCTGTTCGGCTACGCGAGCATCTGGATGCTCTTCCTCGAGGCCACCGGCAACACCCTCGCCGCCTTCGGGGTCGCCGCCGTCGGCGCCCTCGTGCTCGGTTTCGTCCTCGCCATCGGCCGTATGTCCGACCATGCCTGGATCCGCGTCCCGGTCGGCTGGATCGTCGAGGTGCTGCGGGCCATCCCGGTCCTGGTGTTCATGACCCTGCTCTACTACGGTCTGCCGGTCATCGACGTCAAGATGGAGCCCTACTGGGCCGTGGTCATCGCCCTCATCGCGTACAACGGTTCGGTGCTGGCAGAAGTGCTGCGCGCCGGCGTCGAGTCGCTCCCGCGCGGGCAGCGGGAAGCCGGCTACGCAATCGGCCTGCGCAAGGCGGGCGTGATGCGCCTGGTGCTCCTGCCGCAGGCGATCCGCGCCATGATGCCGGTCATCGTCGCCCAGCTCGTCGTGACTCTGAAGGACACCGCGCTGGGCTTCATCATCACCTACCCCGAGTTGCTGTACCTGGTGAAGCTGCTGGGCTCCAACGCCGTCTACGGTTCGCCGCTGATCCCCGCCGCCCTCGTCGGCGGTGCGATCTACATCGTGCTGTGCCTCGTACTGTCCTACATCGCGCACGTGCTGCAGAATCGCGTGCGCCGTTCGCCCCGGGTGTTCGTCGACCAGACGCACCATCCCGTCGCCGAGACGACCGACACCGAGGTGATCTCGATGCAGCTGGGCGCCGGCAAGTACGACAGCAGGGGCGAGTAG
- a CDS encoding DUF1844 domain-containing protein encodes MPLGHDDQPTSGSAPDAATEARWEEQDRAANSATRDIADVPAVEVITTTAVHLMSAAAVKVGLADDPQTQTDLDEARKLINALAGLITAGAPEISDMHARSLRDGLRSLQLAFREASVVPDPIGKGPGEKLTGPVT; translated from the coding sequence ATTCCCCTTGGGCACGACGATCAGCCGACCTCCGGGAGTGCCCCGGATGCCGCAACCGAGGCCCGCTGGGAGGAGCAGGATCGCGCCGCCAACTCCGCGACCCGGGACATCGCCGACGTGCCGGCGGTCGAGGTGATCACCACGACCGCGGTGCACTTGATGAGCGCCGCCGCAGTGAAGGTCGGGCTCGCCGACGACCCGCAGACGCAGACCGACCTCGATGAGGCGCGCAAGCTCATCAACGCGCTGGCCGGCCTGATCACCGCCGGTGCCCCCGAGATCAGCGACATGCACGCCCGGTCGCTCCGGGACGGCCTGCGGTCGCTGCAACTTGCGTTCCGCGAGGCATCCGTCGTCCCCGACCCGATCGGTAAAGGCCCCGGCGAGAAGCTGACGGGCCCCGTCACCTGA
- the hisB gene encoding imidazoleglycerol-phosphate dehydratase HisB produces the protein MTRPEARTASVRRATSESTVELELDLDGTGRSHIDTSVPFFNHLLTAFAKHSLTDLTVRASGDTDIDAHHTVEDVAIVLGQAIREALGDKTGISRYGDALVPLDEALAQAVVDISGRPYLVHTGEPVGFEHHLIGGHFTGSLVRHTFEAIAFNAGLTVHVTVLGGRDPHHIAEAEYKAFARAFRQAKSLDPLVQGVPSTKGAL, from the coding sequence ATGACCCGTCCCGAGGCTCGCACCGCATCCGTGCGCCGTGCGACCAGCGAATCCACCGTCGAACTCGAGCTCGACCTCGACGGCACCGGACGCAGCCACATCGACACCAGCGTGCCGTTCTTCAACCACCTGCTGACGGCGTTCGCCAAGCACTCGCTGACCGATCTCACCGTGCGCGCTTCCGGTGACACCGACATCGACGCGCACCACACCGTGGAGGACGTCGCGATCGTCCTCGGCCAGGCGATCCGCGAGGCGCTCGGTGACAAGACCGGCATCTCCCGCTACGGCGACGCGCTCGTCCCGCTCGACGAGGCGCTCGCGCAGGCGGTCGTCGACATCAGCGGCCGGCCCTACCTCGTACACACGGGGGAGCCGGTGGGCTTCGAGCACCACCTCATCGGCGGCCACTTCACCGGATCGCTCGTGCGCCACACGTTCGAGGCGATCGCGTTCAACGCGGGCCTCACCGTGCACGTCACGGTGCTCGGCGGCCGCGACCCCCACCACATCGCCGAAGCCGAGTACAAGGCCTTCGCGCGCGCATTCCGCCAGGCGAAGTCCCTCGACCCGCTCGTGCAGGGCGTACCCAGCACGAAGGGTGCTCTGTGA
- a CDS encoding glutamate ABC transporter substrate-binding protein — MRINRIGGAFAAVAIAALALTGCNSGTPGGTETPADAAEETTSGTPWEVAEDVTLEGSPTFDAMTERGNVVVGVKEDQPGLGFLDPTTGERTGFDIDIARWIAASLGFDEEDIEFVAIPSTNREQAIVNGDIDYYVGTYSITDKRKLDIDFAGPYFVTGQGLLVAADNDEITDVDSLTADDIVCSATGSTSIQRIKDETPAQTKEYDTYSTCVEDLKNNQVDAVTTDEAILIGYAAQDPDNLKVVGDVFSEERYGVGLTKGDAALQEHINTLFTDGGEVWDVIFENNLGASGVSAEQPEVDAVE, encoded by the coding sequence ATGCGAATCAATCGGATTGGCGGAGCGTTCGCGGCCGTCGCGATCGCCGCGCTCGCACTGACCGGCTGCAACAGCGGCACCCCCGGTGGCACGGAGACCCCCGCCGACGCCGCCGAGGAAACCACGAGCGGCACCCCCTGGGAGGTCGCCGAGGACGTCACGCTCGAAGGCAGCCCCACGTTCGACGCCATGACCGAGCGCGGCAACGTGGTCGTGGGCGTCAAGGAGGACCAGCCCGGCCTGGGCTTCCTCGACCCCACGACCGGAGAGCGCACCGGCTTCGACATCGACATCGCCCGCTGGATCGCGGCGTCGCTGGGCTTCGATGAGGAAGACATCGAGTTCGTCGCCATCCCCTCCACGAACCGCGAGCAGGCGATCGTGAACGGCGACATCGACTACTACGTCGGCACCTACTCGATCACCGACAAGCGCAAGCTGGACATCGACTTCGCCGGTCCGTACTTCGTCACCGGCCAGGGCCTTCTGGTCGCGGCGGACAATGATGAGATCACCGATGTCGATTCGCTGACGGCCGACGACATCGTCTGCTCGGCGACCGGGTCGACCTCGATCCAGCGGATCAAGGACGAGACCCCGGCACAGACGAAGGAGTACGACACGTACTCCACGTGCGTCGAGGACCTGAAGAACAACCAGGTCGACGCCGTCACCACCGACGAGGCCATCCTCATCGGCTACGCCGCGCAGGACCCTGACAACCTGAAGGTCGTCGGCGACGTGTTCAGCGAGGAGCGCTACGGCGTGGGCCTGACCAAGGGGGATGCCGCGCTGCAGGAGCACATCAACACGCTGTTCACCGACGGCGGCGAGGTGTGGGATGTCATCTTCGAGAACAACCTGGGTGCATCCGGCGTGAGCGCCGAGCAGCCCGAGGTCGACGCAGTCGAGTAA
- the hisH gene encoding imidazole glycerol phosphate synthase subunit HisH — protein MTGINGDRPVVAVLDYGSGNVHSAVKALVAAGADARLTSDRGLVREADGLVVPGVGAFRAVMDALRASRADELIDRRLAGGRPVLGICVGMQVLFEHGVERGVDTEGLGEWPGAVTELDAPVLPHMGWNTVEAGEGSVLFRGIEQERFYFVHSYAAQSWTLDVMPPFPSPALTWSRHGAPFLAAVENGPLSATQFHPEKSGEAGIRLLSNWIGALPRTTL, from the coding sequence GTGACCGGCATCAACGGAGATCGGCCCGTCGTCGCGGTTCTGGACTACGGATCGGGCAACGTCCACTCTGCCGTCAAGGCGCTGGTCGCGGCGGGTGCCGACGCACGGCTGACGTCCGATCGCGGTCTGGTCCGCGAGGCGGACGGCCTGGTGGTGCCCGGAGTGGGCGCGTTCCGCGCCGTGATGGACGCCCTCCGCGCCAGCCGCGCCGATGAGCTGATCGACCGCCGCCTTGCCGGCGGCCGGCCGGTGCTCGGCATCTGCGTCGGGATGCAGGTGCTGTTCGAGCACGGCGTCGAACGCGGCGTCGACACCGAGGGCCTGGGCGAATGGCCCGGCGCCGTCACCGAACTCGACGCCCCGGTGCTGCCCCACATGGGCTGGAACACCGTCGAGGCGGGGGAGGGCTCGGTACTCTTCCGCGGCATCGAGCAGGAACGGTTCTACTTCGTCCACTCCTACGCCGCCCAGTCATGGACCCTCGATGTCATGCCGCCGTTCCCGAGCCCCGCGCTGACCTGGAGCCGCCACGGTGCGCCGTTCCTGGCCGCGGTCGAGAACGGGCCGCTGTCGGCGACCCAGTTCCACCCGGAGAAGTCGGGCGAAGCCGGCATCCGCCTGTTGTCCAATTGGATCGGCGCCTTGCCCCGGACTACGCTCTGA
- the rpmI gene encoding 50S ribosomal protein L35, which yields MPKQKTHSGAKKRFKLTGSGKLMKQQAGMRHNLEGKSSRRTRRLNQEQVLAPGDAKVAKKLLGR from the coding sequence ATGCCGAAGCAGAAGACCCACTCGGGTGCCAAGAAGCGCTTCAAGCTCACCGGAAGCGGCAAGCTCATGAAGCAGCAGGCCGGCATGCGCCACAACCTCGAGGGCAAGTCGAGCCGTCGTACCCGCCGCCTCAACCAGGAGCAGGTTCTGGCCCCGGGCGACGCCAAGGTCGCCAAGAAGCTGCTCGGTCGCTGA
- the priA gene encoding bifunctional 1-(5-phosphoribosyl)-5-((5-phosphoribosylamino)methylideneamino)imidazole-4-carboxamide isomerase/phosphoribosylanthranilate isomerase PriA produces the protein MNDFASTPELILLPAIDVADGKAVRLTQGEAGSETSYGDPVEAAQLWARQGAKWIHLVDLDAAFGRGNNTSVLRKVIKHVKGVQVELSGGIRDDRTLDAALESGATRINLGTAALENPEWASDVIARYGDAIAVGLDVRGTTLAARGWTREGGDLWEVMDRLEQAGCRRYVVTDVTKDGTLRGPNLQLLRDVTARTTKPVVASGGISSLDDIAALRELVPLGVEGAIVGKALYAKAFTLAEALDVAGS, from the coding sequence ATGAACGATTTCGCGTCCACCCCCGAGCTGATCCTCCTCCCCGCCATCGACGTCGCCGACGGCAAGGCCGTGCGCCTGACGCAGGGGGAGGCCGGGTCGGAGACCAGCTACGGCGACCCTGTCGAGGCCGCGCAGTTGTGGGCCCGCCAGGGCGCGAAGTGGATCCACCTGGTCGACCTCGACGCGGCGTTCGGCCGCGGCAACAACACCAGCGTGCTGCGCAAGGTGATCAAGCACGTCAAGGGCGTGCAGGTGGAGCTGTCCGGCGGCATCCGCGATGACCGGACGCTGGATGCCGCGCTGGAAAGCGGCGCCACCCGCATCAACCTCGGCACGGCGGCGCTGGAGAACCCGGAATGGGCCTCCGACGTCATCGCCCGCTACGGCGACGCGATCGCCGTCGGGCTCGACGTGCGGGGCACGACCCTGGCTGCGCGCGGCTGGACCCGCGAGGGCGGGGACCTCTGGGAGGTCATGGACCGACTCGAGCAGGCCGGCTGCCGCCGCTACGTCGTCACCGACGTCACGAAGGACGGGACGCTGCGCGGACCCAACCTGCAGCTGCTGCGCGACGTGACCGCGCGCACGACGAAGCCGGTCGTCGCCTCCGGAGGCATCTCGAGCCTTGACGACATCGCGGCGCTGCGCGAACTCGTGCCGCTGGGCGTCGAGGGAGCGATCGTCGGCAAGGCGCTGTACGCGAAGGCCTTCACCCTCGCCGAGGCGCTGGATGTCGCCGGATCCTGA
- the rplT gene encoding 50S ribosomal protein L20, translated as MARVKRAVNAHKKRRVILERASGYRGQRSRLYRKAKEQVTHSLVYAYRDRRKRKGNFRRLWIQRINAAARQNGITYNRFIQGLGIAGVQVDRRMLAELAVHEPAVFASLVQTAKTALPADVNAPKA; from the coding sequence ATGGCAAGAGTCAAGCGGGCTGTAAACGCCCACAAGAAGCGTCGCGTCATCCTCGAGCGCGCGTCCGGTTACCGCGGTCAGCGCTCGCGTCTGTACCGCAAGGCGAAGGAGCAGGTCACCCACTCGCTCGTCTACGCGTACCGGGACCGCCGCAAGCGCAAGGGCAACTTCCGTCGCCTCTGGATCCAGCGCATCAACGCCGCTGCCCGTCAGAACGGCATCACGTACAACCGCTTCATCCAGGGTCTGGGTATCGCGGGTGTGCAGGTCGACCGTCGCATGCTGGCCGAGCTGGCTGTGCACGAGCCGGCCGTCTTCGCCTCGCTCGTCCAGACGGCAAAGACCGCGCTGCCGGCCGACGTCAACGCTCCCAAGGCCTGA
- a CDS encoding amino acid ABC transporter ATP-binding protein: protein MAIPDPQAAPRTSNIDVQRGQPLVVVSDVQKHYGDFQALKDINLTVNRGEVVVVIGPSGSGKSTLCRTINRLETITSGTITIDGKELPKEGKALAALRADVGMVFQSFNLFSHLTILENVTLGPIRVKKMKKADAESEARILLERVGVAQQAEKLPAQLSGGQQQRVAIARALAMKPKVMLFDEPTSALDPEMINEVLDVMVGLAQDGMTMIVVTHEMGFARKAADRVVFMADGQIVEAATPDEFFTKPKSERAKDFLSKLITH from the coding sequence ATGGCGATTCCAGACCCGCAGGCTGCTCCGCGCACCTCGAACATCGATGTCCAGCGTGGGCAGCCCCTCGTGGTGGTCTCCGATGTGCAGAAGCACTACGGCGACTTCCAGGCGCTCAAGGACATCAACCTGACGGTCAACCGCGGCGAGGTCGTCGTGGTGATCGGCCCCTCGGGCTCGGGCAAGTCGACGCTGTGCCGCACGATCAACCGCCTCGAGACCATCACCAGCGGCACGATCACGATCGACGGCAAGGAGCTGCCCAAGGAGGGCAAGGCCCTCGCCGCGCTGCGCGCGGACGTCGGGATGGTCTTCCAGTCCTTCAACCTCTTCTCCCACCTCACCATCCTCGAGAACGTCACGCTGGGTCCGATCCGGGTCAAGAAGATGAAGAAGGCGGATGCCGAGTCGGAGGCGCGGATCCTGCTGGAGCGCGTCGGGGTGGCCCAGCAGGCGGAGAAGCTGCCCGCACAGCTGTCCGGTGGTCAGCAGCAGCGCGTCGCGATCGCGCGGGCGCTGGCGATGAAGCCGAAGGTGATGCTCTTCGACGAGCCCACCAGCGCCCTGGACCCGGAGATGATCAACGAGGTGCTCGACGTCATGGTCGGCCTCGCCCAGGATGGCATGACCATGATCGTCGTCACCCACGAGATGGGCTTCGCCCGCAAGGCCGCCGACCGTGTCGTCTTCATGGCGGACGGGCAGATCGTCGAGGCGGCGACTCCGGACGAGTTCTTCACCAAGCCCAAGAGCGAGCGGGCCAAAGACTTCCTCTCCAAACTCATCACCCACTGA
- a CDS encoding amino acid ABC transporter permease codes for MGVITDNLDLWGEAITGTLVLFFGGGVIALVLGLIVGAMRVSPVPIARAVGTVYVNWIRNTPLTLVMFFFAFCLPILLQERIDAILLATVALGIYTATYVAETIRSGVNTVPVGQAEAARAVGLTFSQVMTLVVLPQATRSVIPPMMSVFIALLKNTTVAAGFSVLNLGSVRSWLSERGENQLVVLLWVMVIFVVLVLLMAWLQRAIENKWRVAR; via the coding sequence ATGGGCGTCATCACCGACAACCTCGACCTGTGGGGCGAAGCGATCACCGGCACCCTGGTGCTGTTCTTCGGCGGCGGCGTGATCGCGCTGGTGCTGGGTCTCATCGTGGGGGCGATGCGGGTCTCACCCGTCCCGATCGCCCGCGCGGTCGGCACGGTGTACGTCAACTGGATCCGCAACACCCCGCTGACCCTGGTGATGTTCTTCTTCGCCTTCTGCCTGCCGATCCTGCTGCAGGAGCGTATTGACGCGATTCTGCTGGCCACGGTCGCGCTGGGCATCTACACCGCCACCTATGTCGCCGAGACCATTCGCTCGGGCGTCAACACCGTCCCGGTGGGCCAGGCAGAAGCTGCCCGCGCCGTCGGCCTCACGTTCAGCCAGGTGATGACGCTCGTGGTGCTGCCGCAGGCCACTCGGTCGGTCATCCCGCCGATGATGAGCGTGTTCATCGCCCTGCTGAAGAACACCACGGTGGCTGCGGGCTTCTCTGTACTCAACCTCGGCTCGGTGCGCTCCTGGCTCAGCGAGCGCGGTGAGAACCAGCTCGTCGTGCTGCTGTGGGTGATGGTCATCTTCGTCGTCCTCGTGCTGCTGATGGCCTGGCTGCAGCGGGCGATTGAGAACAAGTGGAGGGTCGCGCGATGA